A window of Cohnella herbarum contains these coding sequences:
- a CDS encoding ABC transporter ATP-binding protein — MIHCEGLVKIYKAADLEVFALQGLDLQIETGELMAIIGNSGSGKSTLLNMLGGLDRPSAGTLEIDGKNMLKMTERDLVRYKRESVGFVWQNNARNLIPYLTALENVELPILLKGKRKRLRALELLEAVGLTHRKNNKLHQLSGGEQQRVAIAIALANHPKLLLADEPTGSVDSRMADQILDLFRELNRTIGITIVIVTHDPLLAKKVDRVVAIRDGKISSEMLRRKSYAEELEELERGIAQSEEDSHVEYAILDKAGRLQVPAAYLESIGVKNSNKVKLELVEGKIMLTSPETPEEAS; from the coding sequence ATGATCCATTGCGAAGGATTAGTCAAAATCTACAAGGCGGCCGATCTCGAAGTATTCGCCCTGCAAGGCTTGGATCTCCAGATCGAAACCGGAGAGCTGATGGCGATCATCGGCAACAGCGGAAGCGGGAAGTCCACGCTTCTGAACATGTTAGGCGGATTAGATCGTCCCTCGGCGGGTACGCTCGAGATCGACGGCAAGAACATGCTTAAGATGACGGAGCGCGATCTCGTTCGGTATAAACGGGAGAGCGTCGGCTTCGTCTGGCAGAACAACGCCCGGAATCTGATTCCGTATTTGACGGCGCTCGAGAACGTGGAGTTGCCGATCTTGCTGAAGGGCAAGCGCAAGCGGCTCCGCGCGTTGGAGCTGCTGGAAGCCGTCGGTCTTACCCATCGCAAGAACAACAAGCTTCATCAGCTTTCCGGGGGGGAGCAGCAGCGCGTAGCGATCGCGATCGCGCTGGCCAACCATCCGAAGCTGCTGCTTGCGGACGAACCGACGGGCTCGGTAGACTCGCGCATGGCGGACCAGATCTTGGATCTGTTCCGCGAGCTGAACCGGACGATCGGGATTACGATCGTCATCGTCACCCACGATCCCCTTCTCGCCAAGAAGGTGGATCGCGTCGTGGCGATCCGCGACGGCAAAATCTCCTCGGAGATGCTGCGTCGTAAATCATACGCCGAGGAACTCGAGGAGTTGGAACGGGGAATCGCCCAGTCCGAGGAGGATTCGCACGTCGAGTACGCGATCCTCGATAAAGCGGGACGCCTTCAAGTGCCCGCCGCTTACCTGGAGTCGATCGGCGTGAAGAATTCGAACAAGGTGAAGCTCGAACTGGTCGAGGGCAAGATTATGCTGACCTCTCCCGAGACTCCCGAGGAAGCTTCTTAG